The genome window AAACTACCATTATGAAGATTTGCTTGCGGCAGCAAAACGCTATAGCGAAATGGGCTTGCAACATCCCTTCATCCTGGTGGATACCAACCATGATAACTCTGGCAAACAATTCGAAGAGCAAGTACGCATCGTGAGAGAAACCATGATGAACCGTGCTTGGAATAAGGATTTGGCAACTTTAGTTCGTGGTTTCATGATTGAATCCTATCTAGAAGATGGTCGTCAAAATGAACCAGTGGTTTATGGTCAATCCATCACAGACCCTTGCCTGGGTTGGGAAAAAACACAGGCCTTGGTTAAAGAAATTGCAACGATGAATAAGTAAAAGGCAGGGGCGGAAGGAGTGATTCTTTAGCCCCTTCTCTTTTGTCAGTAAAACAATACTGAAACGATAAATAAGGATAAAACAAGATGATCAAAGGACATGGCATCGATATCGAATCGATCGCTGCGATTGAAAAAGCCTATCAGAAGAATACTCGATTCGCTGAAAAAGTCTTAACCGAGGCTGAGAGAGAGCGCTTTGAGGAATTGTCTGGAAAACGGAAAATGGAATATTTAACGGGCCGATGGTCCGCCAAAGAAGCCTTTTCAAAGGCAATGGGAACAGGGATTGGACCAGTTGGTTTTCAAGATTTAGAAATTTTAAATGATGCCCAGGGAGCTCCCTATTTTTCCAAGTCTCCTTTTTCTGGGAAGGTATGGATTTCGATCAGTCACAAGGGAGACCTAGTGTCGACCAGTGTCATTTTGGAGGAAGAAAATGAAAGCAAGTAAACATAGACCAACTGTTGCAAGAGTCGATTTGGATGCCATTGCCTTTAATGTGCAACAAGTCAGTGAGCATATTCCGAGTCAAGCTTTGAAATATGCAGTCGTCAAGGCCAACGCCTATGGTCATGGGCTCGCTGCAGTAACCAAAAAATTGGCACCTCAGGTTGATGGCTTTTGTGTATCCAATATGGATGAAGCTCTCGAAATCCGTGAAGAAGGCTTGCAACACCCTATTTTGATTTTGGGAGTTGTGCCAAGTGAAACAGTGAATCTAGCCAAAGAGCATGACATCCGCTTAACGGTGGCTAGTCTTGCTTGGTTGGATCAATTGCTTGGACAAGAAGCAGATCTTTCAGGATTGAAGGTCCATATCAAGGTGGATTCAGGAATGGGACGGATTGGATTCCGAAGGATCGAAGAGATCAAAGAGGCTGAACGCCTCCTCTTGGCAGCTGGAGCTGAAATTGAAGGGATCTTTACTCATTTTGCGACAGCAGATGAAGCAGATGATCGAAAATTTCAAGCGCAATACCACTTTTTCAAAGAAGTATTGGCTACTCTTGAAACCCTTCCTCCCATTGTCCATGCAAGTAATTCTGCCACCTCTTTGTGGCATGCGGATACAATTTTCACGGCTGTGCGCTTGGGAGATGTCATGTATGGCTTGAATCCGAGCGGATCTGTGTTAGCCTTGCCTTATGAAATCAAGCCAGCTTTGAGTTTGGTGAGCGAATTAGTTCATGTGAAACAGTTAGAAGCTGGTCAAGATATTGGCTACGGGGCAACCTATACGACGGAAGACCCCCAATGGATTGGGACGATTCCTATTGGCTATGCGGATGGTTGGATCCGAGAGATGCAAAATTTCCATGTGCTGATCAAGGGTGACTTTTGTCCCATTGTTGGTCGCGTTTCGATGGACCAGATAACGGTTCGCCTTCCCGAAGAATTGCCTTTGGGGACTAGAGTTACCCTGATTGGACGAGAGGGCGAGAAAGAAATCACGGCGACAGAAGTTGCGGACTACCGTGGGACCATTAATTACGAAGTAGTCTGTCTCTTGAGTGATCGGATTCCTCGTGACTATACAGGTGAAGAATAAGAAGAAGCAGGTGGGATTTTCCCGGATGGACCTGCTTTTTTATAAAAGAAAGGAGGAGAAATGAATCTACACCAACCCTTATCCGTACTGCCTGGAGTCGGTCC of Streptococcus sp. S5 contains these proteins:
- the acpS gene encoding holo-ACP synthase, with translation MIKGHGIDIESIAAIEKAYQKNTRFAEKVLTEAERERFEELSGKRKMEYLTGRWSAKEAFSKAMGTGIGPVGFQDLEILNDAQGAPYFSKSPFSGKVWISISHKGDLVSTSVILEEENESK
- the alr gene encoding alanine racemase; this translates as MKASKHRPTVARVDLDAIAFNVQQVSEHIPSQALKYAVVKANAYGHGLAAVTKKLAPQVDGFCVSNMDEALEIREEGLQHPILILGVVPSETVNLAKEHDIRLTVASLAWLDQLLGQEADLSGLKVHIKVDSGMGRIGFRRIEEIKEAERLLLAAGAEIEGIFTHFATADEADDRKFQAQYHFFKEVLATLETLPPIVHASNSATSLWHADTIFTAVRLGDVMYGLNPSGSVLALPYEIKPALSLVSELVHVKQLEAGQDIGYGATYTTEDPQWIGTIPIGYADGWIREMQNFHVLIKGDFCPIVGRVSMDQITVRLPEELPLGTRVTLIGREGEKEITATEVADYRGTINYEVVCLLSDRIPRDYTGEE